The following coding sequences lie in one Candidatus Nitrospira allomarina genomic window:
- a CDS encoding GGDEF domain-containing response regulator, with the protein MRILVVDDDPLTLHMVVYRLRQWGHDVISCTDGDSAWKVLARGSVPNVAIVDWIMPGLNGPELCQKIRGRTDCPYVYIVMLTGRNNPEDLIAGLDAGADDYLTKPFHLGELDARLRAGKRIVDLQNELISARETLRIQAMQDPLTQILNHGAIVDTLLQEINRAHREQQPLSLILADLDGFKNVNDSYGHVAGDQVLVEVARRMRFCLRSYDAIGRYGGEEFLMVLPNSDAAQAVRLAERIRVAISQKPFRVHNTDLTVTVSQGVTTWTNPCPIPIEQLIQSADGVLYLVKNSGRNGVEFAQFHGHADETFSRLTSSQLQ; encoded by the coding sequence ATGCGAATTCTTGTTGTTGATGATGATCCTCTCACATTACATATGGTGGTGTATCGATTGCGGCAATGGGGCCATGATGTTATTTCCTGCACTGACGGGGATTCTGCATGGAAGGTGTTAGCACGAGGATCCGTGCCGAATGTGGCGATTGTGGATTGGATCATGCCGGGGCTCAATGGCCCTGAACTGTGTCAAAAGATCCGTGGGAGAACCGACTGCCCCTATGTGTATATTGTGATGTTGACGGGGCGGAACAATCCTGAGGATCTCATTGCCGGATTGGACGCGGGAGCAGATGATTATCTCACAAAGCCTTTCCATTTAGGGGAATTGGATGCACGGTTACGAGCAGGGAAGCGAATTGTCGATTTGCAAAATGAATTGATTTCGGCTCGAGAAACCCTTCGAATTCAGGCGATGCAAGATCCCTTAACGCAAATTCTGAATCATGGCGCCATTGTGGATACGTTGTTGCAGGAAATCAATCGGGCCCATCGGGAACAGCAACCCCTGAGCCTCATTCTGGCCGATTTGGATGGATTTAAGAATGTGAATGATTCCTATGGGCATGTTGCGGGCGATCAGGTGCTGGTTGAGGTCGCTAGACGGATGCGTTTTTGTTTGCGTTCCTATGATGCCATTGGCCGATATGGCGGAGAGGAATTTCTCATGGTGTTGCCCAATAGTGATGCGGCCCAGGCCGTTCGGCTCGCTGAACGGATTCGAGTGGCGATTTCCCAGAAACCCTTTCGCGTTCACAATACTGATCTCACGGTGACGGTCAGTCAGGGGGTCACGACGTGGACCAATCCCTGTCCAATTCCCATTGAACAATTAATACAATCCGCAGACGGTGTTCTCTATTTAGTCAAAAATAGCGGTCGAAATGGCGTGGAGTTTGCGCAATTTCATGGGCATGCGGATGAGACTTTTTCGCGCCTCACGAGTTCCCAACTTCAATGA
- the flgN gene encoding flagellar export chaperone FlgN — protein sequence MIHPQSATWERLLEMLAEAQSVFQRYGVLLFQEAHSLRIMDRPKLVEVNSQKEQALETMCQLEQQVERELHRLAGSAAHESIWSWLKAVPDPRAQLAQGMLTDLLRLARLIQEQGKKNDALIRPIYHRVREAVQVMYTGLGTGPVYQGSGILHFPSVPSSVHLQG from the coding sequence ATGATTCATCCCCAATCGGCAACGTGGGAACGGTTGCTGGAAATGTTGGCTGAAGCCCAATCGGTGTTTCAGCGGTATGGTGTGTTGCTTTTTCAAGAAGCGCACAGCCTTCGGATCATGGATCGCCCTAAGTTGGTCGAGGTAAACAGTCAGAAGGAACAGGCGTTGGAGACGATGTGTCAGTTGGAGCAGCAGGTAGAGCGTGAGCTTCATCGGTTGGCCGGGTCCGCCGCACACGAGTCAATTTGGAGTTGGTTGAAAGCCGTTCCGGACCCACGGGCACAATTGGCGCAAGGAATGTTGACGGACCTTCTTCGGCTGGCGCGTTTGATCCAGGAACAAGGGAAAAAGAATGATGCCCTGATTCGCCCAATCTATCATAGGGTCCGTGAGGCAGTTCAGGTTATGTATACAGGGTTGGGTACCGGTCCGGTATATCAGGGATCCGGAATATTACATTTTCCTTCGGTTCCTAGCTCGGTCCATCTCCAGGGATAG
- a CDS encoding response regulator: MASILVINDDPVQLHLLASWLEKDYFAVNRFVCSEEAWRWLQEGNVPDVIVLDLHMPGISGWRFCELLHSFFGSTQAVPPVLAVSATYTGIDAQDILKDLGASAFLALPTDPQRFRQQVRQLVESPPSPQRPRIWIVSANNSTIQGIHHLFLERGWHVVEWEAGKQVQVAVNLVDPDIILIDDPLPDMTSEEFGIWCKGQFPQAMCIVLGHESPAGRSFPEAIHVDAYLPKACDPFNIISLCEKGRWERAFARVEHLLDIRTDDLRESEAQFRELFETLPDILVIYDHRGIITHVNSLGAQQLGYRPPVLMGEAFSLIRPESADAESSPTVSNPARGGRRWEETFLRHQNGSNLPVEMLERMVQFQGQRQTLFIARDLTARKHMEEEKFALEHQLRQVQKMEAIGRLASGVAHDMNNTLTAILAHASLLKIQDKAGTSLWTASDVIEKAVRRGKELTSQLLGYARQGKHHHVTVDTHEVIQEVMSLLGRTIHKLITFRADLSAARPHVVGDPNQLYQILMNLGVNACDAMGERGELLVQTSNETVTPEYASRVPGLCAGDYVLIQVTDTGTGMSLETQRHIFEPFFTTKEQGQGTGMGLAMVYGIVKNHHGYIGVTSSPGCGTTMRVYLPDAPCATHKTRSTQKTEPSHGTGHILVVDDEKDVGEAAQAILEYLGYQVTVVLNGKEAVDICQDLTIPVDVVLLDMVMPVMSGAACFEELRRIRPDLKVILCTGYDRNHAVQDLFNQGVIGFIQKPYDVDELAHACQVVLTNDNRVQPCGTGRTC, encoded by the coding sequence ATGGCCTCAATCCTTGTGATTAATGATGATCCGGTCCAACTCCATCTCCTTGCGAGTTGGCTTGAGAAGGATTACTTTGCGGTCAATCGTTTCGTCTGTTCTGAGGAGGCCTGGCGGTGGCTCCAAGAAGGGAATGTCCCGGATGTCATTGTTCTTGATCTTCATATGCCGGGAATTAGCGGATGGCGTTTTTGCGAATTATTGCATTCCTTCTTTGGGTCGACACAGGCCGTGCCGCCTGTCCTTGCCGTTTCCGCCACGTATACCGGAATCGACGCTCAGGACATTTTAAAAGATCTCGGGGCCTCCGCATTTCTTGCCCTTCCGACAGATCCGCAACGCTTTCGTCAGCAGGTACGCCAGCTGGTAGAAAGTCCTCCAAGTCCCCAGCGTCCACGGATCTGGATAGTTTCGGCTAACAATTCGACCATTCAAGGGATTCATCACCTCTTCCTTGAACGGGGGTGGCACGTGGTGGAATGGGAAGCGGGCAAGCAGGTTCAGGTGGCGGTGAATCTTGTCGACCCGGATATTATCCTCATTGACGATCCTCTGCCGGATATGACAAGCGAAGAGTTCGGGATTTGGTGCAAAGGCCAATTTCCTCAGGCCATGTGTATTGTCCTTGGACACGAATCTCCGGCAGGAAGATCCTTTCCTGAGGCGATCCATGTAGATGCGTATCTACCAAAAGCGTGCGATCCATTCAATATCATTTCATTGTGTGAAAAAGGACGGTGGGAACGCGCATTCGCTCGAGTGGAACATTTACTGGATATCCGCACTGATGATTTACGCGAATCTGAAGCTCAATTCAGGGAGCTGTTCGAAACGCTTCCGGATATATTGGTGATTTATGATCATCGAGGAATAATCACTCACGTCAATTCCCTCGGAGCACAACAATTAGGGTATCGCCCGCCCGTCCTGATGGGGGAAGCCTTTTCGTTAATCAGACCTGAGTCAGCAGACGCGGAATCCAGTCCTACGGTGTCAAACCCTGCCCGTGGGGGTCGGAGATGGGAGGAAACGTTCCTTCGTCATCAAAACGGCAGCAATCTTCCGGTAGAGATGCTGGAACGAATGGTTCAGTTTCAAGGCCAACGTCAAACTCTGTTCATTGCCCGCGATTTGACGGCAAGAAAGCACATGGAGGAAGAGAAATTTGCCCTTGAACATCAGTTGCGGCAGGTTCAAAAAATGGAAGCTATCGGTCGACTGGCCTCAGGGGTTGCACACGATATGAATAATACGTTAACGGCAATTCTGGCCCATGCAAGTTTGCTGAAGATTCAGGATAAAGCGGGCACCTCCTTGTGGACAGCGAGTGATGTCATCGAGAAAGCCGTTCGTCGTGGAAAGGAATTGACTTCCCAGCTCCTGGGGTATGCCAGGCAGGGCAAACATCATCATGTAACGGTGGATACCCATGAAGTGATTCAGGAAGTGATGAGCCTGCTCGGAAGGACGATCCATAAACTGATCACATTTCGAGCGGATCTGTCGGCTGCGAGGCCTCATGTGGTGGGGGATCCTAACCAGCTCTATCAGATTCTCATGAATTTAGGCGTCAATGCCTGTGATGCAATGGGTGAACGTGGGGAATTGCTTGTGCAGACTTCGAATGAAACGGTCACACCGGAATATGCCTCACGTGTCCCGGGACTGTGTGCAGGTGATTATGTGTTGATTCAGGTTACGGATACCGGGACGGGGATGTCACTAGAGACTCAACGACATATTTTTGAGCCATTCTTTACCACGAAAGAGCAAGGGCAGGGAACTGGAATGGGATTGGCGATGGTGTATGGTATCGTCAAAAATCATCATGGATATATCGGGGTGACGAGTTCCCCTGGATGTGGAACGACCATGCGTGTCTATCTTCCGGATGCACCGTGTGCGACTCACAAGACCAGATCGACTCAGAAGACGGAGCCTTCTCACGGGACAGGACATATTTTAGTGGTGGATGATGAGAAGGACGTGGGGGAAGCCGCGCAGGCCATACTGGAATACCTCGGCTATCAGGTGACGGTTGTGTTGAATGGGAAGGAGGCCGTGGACATTTGTCAGGACTTGACGATTCCTGTGGATGTTGTGCTGTTGGATATGGTGATGCCTGTAATGTCGGGGGCGGCATGTTTTGAAGAATTGCGAAGGATTCGACCAGATCTCAAGGTCATTCTTTGTACGGGTTATGACCGGAACCATGCTGTACAAGATTTATTCAATCAAGGTGTCATTGGGTTTATTCAAAAACCGTATGATGTCGACGAATTGGCTCATGCTTGTCAGGTTGTCCTGACCAATGACAATCGGGTCCAACCCTGTGGTACGGGGAGAACGTGCTAA
- the flgK gene encoding flagellar hook-associated protein FlgK, with product MAGISDIFNIARSGIRANQQGLATTSHNIANINTKGYSRQEVVLETARPAEGTIGSGVRVAAIRQTVDDFLENQLTSVNEDIGSITARNNYLVQADGIFTETDNSGLSFSLTEFFNAVRDLATNPESTIQRTVLLAKGQSLSDQFVTVAQGLNQIRLDADGEIARHVDTINGLATKIASLNDVIFKTESGGRDALDLRDQRRVLINDLAGLVNIEQVPLNDGITINVGGQLLVAGNHANALSTEADPDNPPLHDVTFVRSDGSELSITHNIHGGQIGGLLVQRDEDMVEFQDQVDRLAAVLINEFNQQHQAGYGLDGTTNNNFFSTLSPQAPLAHDRNSGSATGSSVTIADPTLATFQEYEVQFSGASAYSVVNTATGATVTSGAYTSGSSLSFDGLDVVINGTPAAGDVFYVNAQKGAAQQFGVALSDTDKIAAASTAAGIPGNNTNALNLVAIHTNRHVDLGNVTLNDYHTITIGDVGSATQQSTQALHSKQLEIDQLTALRESVSGVSLDEELTNLLSFQRSFEASARMITVADELFQTILAMGR from the coding sequence ATGGCGGGCATCAGTGACATCTTTAATATCGCGCGTTCCGGTATTCGTGCCAACCAACAAGGACTCGCGACCACGTCCCATAACATCGCCAATATTAATACCAAAGGCTATTCCAGACAGGAAGTCGTCCTTGAGACTGCGCGGCCGGCTGAAGGGACGATTGGGAGCGGAGTCCGGGTTGCCGCTATTCGTCAGACCGTCGATGATTTCCTGGAAAACCAGTTGACCTCCGTCAATGAGGATATTGGATCTATAACCGCCAGGAATAATTACTTGGTTCAAGCCGATGGGATTTTTACCGAAACGGATAATTCCGGACTATCGTTTAGTCTGACAGAGTTTTTCAATGCGGTTCGGGATTTGGCCACGAATCCAGAAAGTACCATTCAGCGGACGGTCCTGTTGGCTAAGGGGCAATCCCTCTCAGACCAGTTTGTAACGGTGGCGCAAGGATTAAATCAAATCCGCTTAGATGCCGATGGGGAGATTGCCAGGCATGTCGACACTATTAACGGGTTGGCCACAAAGATTGCCTCTCTGAATGATGTCATTTTTAAAACGGAATCCGGTGGACGTGACGCGCTGGATTTACGGGATCAACGAAGGGTCCTCATTAATGATTTGGCGGGTTTGGTCAATATTGAGCAGGTGCCTCTGAATGACGGAATCACCATTAATGTCGGAGGGCAACTCTTGGTAGCGGGTAATCATGCCAATGCGCTGTCGACCGAAGCCGACCCGGACAATCCTCCATTGCATGATGTGACATTTGTGCGCAGTGACGGGAGTGAGTTGTCAATCACTCACAATATTCATGGAGGACAAATCGGCGGATTACTCGTCCAGCGTGATGAGGATATGGTGGAATTTCAGGACCAAGTGGATCGATTGGCAGCCGTGTTGATTAATGAATTTAATCAACAGCATCAGGCCGGGTATGGCTTAGATGGCACCACGAATAATAATTTCTTCTCCACCTTAAGTCCTCAAGCTCCTCTGGCCCATGACCGGAATTCGGGAAGTGCCACCGGGAGTTCGGTCACGATTGCAGATCCCACTTTGGCGACCTTCCAGGAGTATGAGGTGCAGTTTTCCGGGGCCTCTGCCTATTCGGTGGTCAATACGGCGACCGGTGCGACGGTGACGTCTGGGGCGTATACCTCCGGATCATCCCTGAGTTTTGATGGGTTAGATGTCGTGATCAACGGCACGCCGGCTGCCGGAGATGTGTTTTATGTCAATGCTCAAAAAGGGGCGGCCCAGCAATTTGGTGTGGCCCTTTCGGATACGGATAAGATCGCGGCCGCTTCTACGGCGGCAGGAATTCCCGGAAATAACACCAATGCATTAAATCTGGTGGCGATTCATACGAATCGGCACGTGGATCTTGGGAATGTGACACTCAATGATTACCACACGATTACGATTGGGGATGTCGGGAGTGCCACTCAGCAATCGACACAGGCGCTGCATAGTAAACAGCTGGAAATTGATCAATTGACGGCCTTGAGAGAAAGTGTCTCCGGGGTTTCATTGGATGAGGAATTGACCAATCTCCTAAGTTTTCAACGCTCATTCGAAGCCTCAGCCCGGATGATTACGGTAGCGGATGAATTGTTCCAGACGATACTGGCGATGGGTCGTTAA
- the flgL gene encoding flagellar hook-associated protein FlgL — MRVTDRQQVDALLRGIQGIQRNIGDRQEQISSGKRVNRPSDDPAASERINQFRNVLRTTEHRLNTVNEGIGRLNLSDSVLGQAGNTVQRAKELALDMASDTNTSVERRNAAQEVQQLILGLAGIANTQLNGRFVFAGSQTKTEPFVPDSATGSASITNGGGAGVGVSVASAPALQPDAYQIQFTSSTQFDVLNLTTNQTVSSGNTYASGATFSFDGLDVTITDGGGPPAAGDQFFVRVGYTYQGDGAGVEVEVGDGRTVASNVPGDQIFSGPTVDLFQNLQDFHQALVTNDASGIQAAIGQFDQALSQVNDARATIGARVNRLDTIKDGLDLLSVNTQTLRSDFEDADIAQVASDLATLQNTLEASMSTLARQFQTNLLDFIK, encoded by the coding sequence ATGCGTGTGACTGATCGTCAACAGGTTGATGCGCTGCTAAGGGGGATTCAAGGTATTCAGCGAAATATCGGGGATCGCCAGGAACAAATTTCTTCCGGAAAGCGAGTGAATCGCCCTTCTGATGATCCTGCGGCATCCGAACGGATTAATCAGTTCCGGAATGTTCTACGGACCACTGAACATCGTTTGAACACTGTCAATGAAGGTATAGGACGGCTCAATTTATCCGATAGCGTTCTGGGACAGGCTGGGAATACCGTCCAGCGGGCGAAAGAACTGGCTTTGGATATGGCAAGCGACACGAATACGTCCGTGGAGCGACGGAATGCGGCTCAGGAAGTTCAGCAACTGATTCTGGGCTTGGCCGGCATTGCCAATACTCAACTGAATGGACGATTTGTGTTTGCTGGCAGTCAAACAAAAACCGAACCGTTTGTCCCGGATTCGGCCACGGGATCAGCCAGTATCACCAATGGGGGAGGTGCCGGTGTTGGCGTATCTGTGGCGTCCGCGCCGGCATTACAACCGGATGCGTATCAAATCCAATTTACCTCCTCGACGCAATTTGATGTTCTGAATCTGACAACGAATCAGACCGTATCCTCAGGCAATACTTATGCATCCGGGGCGACATTCTCGTTTGATGGGTTGGATGTCACCATTACGGATGGAGGGGGACCCCCTGCCGCTGGCGACCAATTCTTTGTACGAGTCGGCTATACCTATCAAGGCGATGGTGCGGGGGTGGAGGTGGAAGTTGGTGATGGTCGGACCGTGGCAAGCAATGTTCCTGGGGACCAAATCTTTTCGGGCCCCACGGTGGATCTGTTTCAAAATCTTCAGGATTTTCATCAGGCCTTGGTGACCAATGATGCGTCGGGTATTCAAGCGGCCATCGGTCAGTTTGATCAGGCTCTCTCCCAAGTAAACGATGCCAGGGCTACAATCGGTGCCAGAGTCAATCGACTGGATACCATCAAAGATGGTTTAGACCTGTTGAGTGTGAATACGCAAACTCTTCGGTCAGATTTTGAGGATGCGGATATCGCCCAAGTGGCTTCTGATTTGGCTACGCTCCAAAACACGCTTGAAGCCTCGATGAGCACACTGGCACGGCAATTTCAGACGAATTTATTAGATTTCATTAAGTAG